The following are from one region of the Candidatus Hydrothermales bacterium genome:
- a CDS encoding NAD(P)H-hydrate dehydratase, which translates to MFVVTPLEMKEIDRRTIEEFGLDGRILMENAGRSVFEVILKKYPDSYKFTILCGKGNNGGDGFVVARYLLNRGKDVNVYLYGSPQELKGESLYNFRLLELMRTKVKILDYNDPELKFDILSSDVVVDAIFGTGFKGEIPKDLKLVMSLLKERRGKLVAVDIPSGVDGETGEAEAFLPQCDLTVTFAFPKLGHVLYPGRDKVGELYVTDIGVPGFYSDSIRRKIIFPEDVYPFLPVREKNVHKGKCGRVLILGGSKGYGGAVYLASKAAYFAGAGLVYTAIPEDVYPSIEANLVEAVKVPLPSKNGRLFSKSISPIIEYLEKIDVVAFGPGLQRADETKSFILELLEKIKDKRVLIDADGIVLLRDNKEVFKERKEATIITPHPGEMSLFLGEKSAEEVDKKRVEVAESVSFEYDIVVVLKGAPTVISSSYGTRICILGNPGMATGGSGDVLTGLIAGLWAQGIPSEKAAQLGVFLHALAGDIAASKKGIYSIVATDILEEIPSAFNYKFQLESIGLTTKILPLI; encoded by the coding sequence ATGTTTGTAGTTACTCCCCTTGAAATGAAAGAAATAGACAGAAGAACAATTGAGGAATTTGGTTTAGACGGCAGAATTTTGATGGAAAATGCCGGAAGGAGTGTATTTGAAGTTATATTGAAAAAATACCCTGATTCTTATAAGTTTACTATTTTATGTGGCAAGGGAAACAATGGAGGTGACGGATTCGTAGTTGCGAGATATCTTTTAAATAGAGGTAAGGATGTAAACGTGTATCTTTACGGGTCACCCCAGGAGCTAAAGGGAGAATCTCTTTATAATTTCCGATTACTCGAGCTAATGAGGACAAAAGTCAAAATTCTTGACTATAACGATCCAGAACTTAAATTTGATATTCTCTCGTCAGATGTTGTTGTTGATGCGATCTTTGGAACCGGCTTTAAAGGTGAAATTCCGAAGGATCTAAAATTAGTTATGAGTTTATTGAAGGAAAGAAGAGGTAAGCTTGTTGCTGTGGATATACCTTCTGGTGTTGATGGAGAGACAGGTGAGGCAGAAGCGTTTTTACCTCAGTGTGATTTAACTGTAACTTTTGCTTTCCCAAAATTGGGACATGTTCTTTACCCAGGTAGAGATAAAGTTGGAGAACTTTACGTTACTGATATAGGGGTTCCCGGATTTTACTCAGATTCAATAAGAAGAAAAATAATTTTTCCTGAAGATGTTTATCCTTTTTTGCCAGTAAGGGAAAAAAATGTGCATAAGGGGAAGTGTGGTAGGGTTTTGATTTTAGGTGGTTCAAAAGGGTATGGTGGAGCAGTGTATTTAGCATCAAAGGCTGCATACTTTGCTGGAGCAGGTCTTGTTTACACTGCTATTCCAGAAGATGTTTATCCTTCTATAGAGGCAAATTTAGTAGAGGCAGTGAAAGTACCCTTACCATCGAAAAATGGAAGGCTATTTTCAAAGTCTATAAGTCCTATTATAGAGTATTTAGAAAAGATAGATGTTGTGGCATTTGGGCCTGGTCTCCAAAGAGCGGATGAGACAAAAAGTTTTATTTTAGAACTATTAGAGAAAATAAAGGATAAAAGGGTTTTAATAGATGCGGATGGAATTGTACTTTTGAGAGACAATAAGGAAGTTTTTAAGGAAAGAAAAGAGGCGACTATAATCACACCTCATCCTGGTGAAATGAGCCTTTTTTTAGGTGAAAAAAGTGCAGAGGAGGTTGATAAAAAAAGAGTTGAGGTAGCAGAGAGTGTTTCTTTTGAATATGATATTGTTGTTGTTTTAAAGGGAGCTCCAACTGTTATTTCCTCTAGTTATGGTACCCGTATATGTATACTTGGAAATCCTGGGATGGCCACAGGTGGCTCAGGTGATGTTTTGACTGGACTTATAGCTGGACTTTGGGCTCAGGGCATTCCTTCTGAGAAAGCGGCACAACTTGGAGTTTTTCTACATGCTCTTGCAGGAGACATTGCTGCCTCAAAAAAAGGTATTTATTCTATAGTTGCCACAGATATTTTAGAAGAGATTCCTTCAGCTTTTAACTATAAATTTCAGCTTGAATCTATCGGTCTTACTACGAAGATATTGCCTCTAATTTGA
- a CDS encoding sugar transferase, whose translation MSEIFERLLALLMLFFLLPFIVVIAIIIMYESKGKPFFKQRRVGKGKKAFYMYKFRTMYVDQEEKLKDFLEKNLVAREEWNIYRKIRGIDPRVTKTGKWLRIYSLDEIPQLYNIFRGEMSFVGPRPYLMEELNRFLSEDEIIFSVKPGLTGLWQISGRNKLTFRERIELDKIYIKKKKFIYDLLIIIKTIKAVISKEGAY comes from the coding sequence GTGAGTGAGATATTTGAAAGACTCTTGGCTCTTTTAATGCTTTTTTTTCTATTACCGTTTATTGTAGTAATTGCAATAATAATAATGTACGAAAGCAAGGGAAAACCCTTTTTCAAACAAAGAAGAGTTGGAAAGGGAAAGAAGGCTTTTTATATGTATAAATTTAGAACGATGTATGTAGATCAAGAGGAGAAGTTAAAGGATTTTCTTGAAAAGAACTTAGTAGCAAGGGAGGAGTGGAATATTTACAGAAAAATTAGGGGTATAGATCCAAGAGTAACCAAAACAGGAAAGTGGCTAAGAATTTACAGTTTGGATGAGATTCCACAACTTTATAACATATTTAGAGGAGAAATGAGTTTTGTTGGGCCAAGACCCTACCTTATGGAGGAATTAAATCGCTTCTTAAGTGAGGATGAAATAATTTTTAGTGTAAAACCGGGTTTAACAGGTCTATGGCAAATAAGTGGTAGAAATAAACTAACTTTTAGAGAAAGAATTGAACTTGACAAGATTTATATTAAGAAAAAGAAATTTATATACGATCTTTTAATTATTATTAAAACTATAAAGGCTGTGATTAGCAAAGAGGGCGCCTATTAA
- the dprA gene encoding DNA-processing protein DprA gives MDLEKIIAISLIKNLKIKEEDELENIQVDKEKLEKARKIIKECNNKGVNILTRFDKDYPNEFRNIFNSPLVVYYKGNLELLKNRKVGIIGTRKPTKYGKDVAFEFSRALSKEKISIVSGGARGIDTVAHVAALEAEGSTICVLGSGLDVFYPPENTKVFKEIEKRGILISEYPPETKPFSYNFPMRNRLIAALSEVIIIVEAGEKSGTFITVKWALEMGKDIFAVPGEIFSPKSKGPHFLIKQGAHLATDPSDILEHLGIKHKPSDEKIKLEPEEEEIFNYLKEKGKTHIDEIRENLKIDTADLISLLINLEIKGIIRNHGGGFYSIK, from the coding sequence GTGGATTTAGAAAAAATCATAGCAATCTCACTTATAAAAAACCTAAAAATAAAGGAAGAAGATGAACTTGAAAATATTCAAGTAGATAAAGAAAAGCTGGAAAAGGCAAGAAAAATCATTAAAGAGTGTAATAACAAAGGAGTAAATATCTTAACAAGATTTGATAAAGATTATCCTAACGAATTTAGAAATATCTTTAATTCTCCCTTAGTTGTTTATTATAAGGGAAATTTAGAATTGCTTAAGAACAGAAAAGTAGGTATAATTGGTACAAGAAAACCAACAAAGTATGGCAAGGATGTGGCTTTTGAGTTTTCAAGAGCACTATCAAAGGAGAAAATTTCTATAGTAAGTGGCGGAGCAAGAGGAATAGATACAGTTGCCCACGTTGCTGCCCTTGAAGCTGAGGGAAGTACAATATGTGTTCTCGGCTCTGGTCTTGATGTTTTTTACCCCCCTGAAAACACGAAAGTATTCAAAGAAATAGAAAAAAGAGGAATTCTCATATCAGAGTATCCTCCTGAAACAAAACCGTTTTCATACAATTTCCCAATGAGAAATAGACTAATAGCAGCTCTTTCAGAAGTAATAATCATTGTTGAGGCAGGAGAAAAGTCTGGAACCTTCATTACGGTAAAATGGGCTCTTGAAATGGGTAAAGATATTTTTGCCGTACCAGGAGAAATCTTTTCACCCAAAAGCAAAGGACCACATTTTCTAATAAAACAGGGAGCACATCTTGCAACTGATCCCTCTGATATACTAGAACACTTAGGCATAAAACATAAACCCTCTGATGAAAAAATAAAACTTGAACCTGAAGAAGAAGAAATTTTTAATTATCTAAAAGAAAAGGGTAAAACACATATAGACGAAATTAGAGAGAATCTAAAAATAGATACGGCAGATTTAATTTCTTTACTTATTAATCTCGAAATCAAAGGAATCATCAGAAATCACGGCGGGGGTTTTTATTCAATAAAATAG
- the obgE gene encoding GTPase ObgE, translated as MNKEYFVDYVKIKVKGGKGGNGCISFRREKYVPKGGPDGGDGGDGGSVILEGDENLMTLLDYKYKRFYKAQDGEHGKGKKMHGKKGEDLILKVPLGTVVIDSKTKEIIGEILSKEQRLCVAKGGKGGRGNVHFVSPTNRAPKICEKGKKGEEKEIILELKLISDVAIVGLPNSGKTTLLNRLTGTSAKTAPYPFTTLTPNIGVQRDSNLRRYTLCDIPGIIEGASKGKGLGLTFLRHIERTKILLILIDGASDSPLKDYEVLIKEIKSYNPSILDKKKILVVNKKDLKEFKNPFKENSIEISALKGIGIQTLKEKIEELLNE; from the coding sequence ATGAATAAGGAGTATTTTGTAGATTACGTTAAGATTAAAGTAAAAGGGGGTAAAGGAGGTAACGGATGCATAAGTTTTAGAAGAGAAAAATATGTTCCAAAGGGGGGACCTGACGGAGGAGACGGTGGAGATGGTGGAAGTGTTATCCTTGAAGGAGATGAAAACCTTATGACACTACTTGATTACAAGTACAAAAGATTCTATAAGGCACAGGATGGGGAACACGGAAAGGGAAAAAAAATGCATGGTAAAAAGGGTGAGGATTTAATTCTTAAAGTTCCACTTGGAACTGTTGTTATAGACTCAAAAACTAAAGAAATAATCGGAGAAATTTTAAGCAAAGAGCAAAGACTTTGCGTAGCAAAAGGAGGAAAAGGTGGAAGAGGAAACGTGCACTTCGTAAGTCCTACTAATAGAGCACCAAAAATATGTGAAAAGGGAAAAAAGGGTGAAGAAAAAGAAATAATCTTAGAATTAAAACTAATATCAGATGTTGCTATAGTTGGACTTCCTAACAGTGGTAAAACAACTCTTTTAAATAGATTAACAGGAACCAGTGCAAAAACAGCTCCTTATCCCTTTACAACTCTTACACCTAATATTGGGGTACAGAGAGACTCAAACTTAAGAAGATATACGTTATGCGACATACCAGGCATTATTGAGGGGGCAAGTAAGGGAAAAGGATTAGGCCTTACTTTTTTAAGACACATTGAAAGAACAAAAATACTATTAATACTAATTGATGGGGCATCAGACTCGCCCTTAAAAGACTACGAAGTTTTAATAAAAGAAATTAAAAGTTATAACCCTTCCATTTTGGATAAAAAGAAAATCTTAGTTGTTAATAAAAAGGATTTAAAAGAATTCAAAAATCCCTTTAAAGAAAATAGTATTGAAATTTCAGCCCTAAAGGGAATTGGTATTCAAACTCTAAAAGAAAAAATAGAAGAACTCTTAAATGAATGA
- the coaD gene encoding pantetheine-phosphate adenylyltransferase, with protein MVKAKSSSLAIYPGSFDPLTFGHVDLVKRALYIFDKVIIAVGTPTYKKQLLTVEERIELIKKVFQKEKRVCVEKLEGLLVNFAKMKKAKVIIRGLRAVSDFEYEFQMAWMNRKLNPDIEVIFMMPSEKYAYLSSTMVREIALLKGDLKGLVPPVVEEFIKKKLYK; from the coding sequence ATGGTGAAAGCAAAATCCTCTTCTTTGGCAATTTATCCGGGAAGCTTTGATCCACTAACCTTTGGACATGTTGACCTAGTAAAAAGAGCTCTTTACATATTTGATAAAGTAATAATAGCAGTTGGCACACCTACTTACAAAAAACAACTTCTAACTGTTGAAGAAAGAATCGAATTAATCAAAAAAGTTTTCCAAAAAGAAAAAAGAGTATGTGTCGAAAAACTGGAGGGCCTTCTTGTTAACTTTGCAAAAATGAAAAAAGCAAAGGTTATAATTAGAGGTTTAAGAGCTGTTTCAGACTTTGAATACGAGTTTCAAATGGCCTGGATGAATAGAAAACTAAACCCAGACATAGAAGTTATATTTATGATGCCCTCTGAAAAATACGCTTACCTATCCTCCACAATGGTAAGAGAAATTGCCTTACTTAAGGGAGACCTAAAGGGCTTAGTACCACCTGTTGTTGAAGAATTCATAAAGAAAAAGCTATATAAATGA
- the rsmD gene encoding 16S rRNA (guanine(966)-N(2))-methyltransferase RsmD — protein MSYVRIIGGFLKGKRIYVPSSIRATQEKFKKALFDILGDSVKEALFLDLFAGSGNVGIEAVSRGAKLVFFVEKSPTCIKAIVKNVKELNIEDKVRIIKSDVLTFLRKNKEIFDIIFADPPYNFKIRRDLIENILKILNTKKGILIFEVSKRSKLNNIREMIKREETYGESKILFFGNLSGKL, from the coding sequence ATGTCCTATGTAAGAATAATAGGAGGATTTCTTAAGGGAAAAAGAATATACGTACCATCATCTATAAGAGCAACTCAAGAAAAATTCAAAAAAGCACTTTTTGATATATTGGGCGATTCAGTAAAAGAGGCCCTTTTTCTTGATCTTTTTGCAGGATCAGGCAACGTTGGTATAGAGGCTGTTTCAAGAGGCGCCAAACTAGTTTTTTTCGTTGAAAAATCCCCTACATGCATAAAAGCTATAGTAAAAAATGTTAAGGAACTAAACATAGAGGATAAGGTAAGAATAATAAAAAGTGATGTGTTAACTTTTTTAAGAAAAAATAAGGAAATTTTCGACATAATTTTTGCTGATCCACCATATAACTTCAAAATTAGAAGAGATCTCATAGAAAATATTTTAAAAATTTTAAATACTAAAAAGGGGATACTAATTTTTGAAGTATCAAAGAGATCAAAATTAAATAATATAAGAGAAATGATAAAAAGGGAGGAAACATATGGTGAAAGCAAAATCCTCTTCTTTGGCAATTTATCCGGGAAGCTTTGA
- a CDS encoding helix-hairpin-helix domain-containing protein, protein MRLYYRKGILIILFFINPLFTQEIEEEETGGEIFVEDIYEKEFVKININKADFEEILNLPGVSKSLAKKIIEERKNGFYINFDDFRKRLNLPPEYNYLENYLDFNTLIFNFYQETKGYYNDKYGENKFYRNMKGKVKGLYSIFDFGLSHHNYRKIDKFYGEVKYKGIIVILGDYLFEFGKGLLFGRYFTYSNELFNLPSNLKRINPTASYSPNIGIKGAALTYSNTNLAFALKKDTFLTGFITFIVEKFEITPLLGILRDIKNKKTLPFVAFTGSIYGPFYFFYETGLINNNVYTYFGLRKIYNSSKLSLFFYTLPSNHISYFNTKFDYKREGKDEIGAGIRWEGKIEKLILRIDERLFIKSEKKGGYESYIKGFLRLNRPLNFTFEIKDRKTNVHRLRLKNELRYDTKDFELSNKIYFEWDNYLLTSPGVLGGIELKKGIFFFGVYSFSINSYNKRIYVYEAEPPTSFYLEPLYGNGSRLYFGLKFKGEMLYILAKYSENISEKIPPDRRIIFIITVRNY, encoded by the coding sequence ATGCGACTTTATTATAGAAAGGGAATTTTAATAATTCTTTTCTTTATTAACCCTCTCTTTACTCAAGAAATAGAAGAAGAGGAAACAGGTGGAGAAATTTTTGTGGAAGATATATATGAAAAAGAATTTGTTAAAATTAATATTAATAAGGCTGATTTTGAAGAAATTTTAAACCTTCCCGGGGTTTCTAAGAGTCTTGCTAAAAAAATAATAGAAGAAAGAAAAAATGGTTTTTATATTAATTTTGATGACTTCAGAAAAAGATTAAATTTACCACCTGAATATAACTACCTTGAAAATTACCTCGATTTTAACACTCTTATTTTTAATTTCTATCAGGAAACAAAAGGCTATTACAATGATAAATATGGTGAAAACAAATTTTATAGAAACATGAAGGGAAAAGTAAAGGGACTTTATTCTATCTTTGATTTTGGCCTATCCCATCATAATTATAGAAAAATAGATAAATTTTATGGTGAGGTTAAATACAAAGGAATAATCGTTATTTTGGGGGATTATCTTTTTGAGTTTGGTAAAGGTCTTCTATTTGGAAGGTATTTCACCTACTCTAATGAACTTTTTAATCTACCCTCTAATTTAAAAAGGATAAATCCTACTGCTTCTTACTCACCAAATATAGGAATAAAGGGAGCGGCATTAACATACAGCAACACCAATCTAGCTTTTGCTTTGAAAAAAGATACATTTTTAACAGGTTTCATAACATTTATAGTTGAAAAATTTGAAATTACACCACTTTTAGGTATTTTAAGAGACATTAAAAATAAAAAAACTTTACCCTTTGTTGCTTTTACAGGATCAATATACGGACCATTTTACTTTTTCTATGAAACAGGACTAATTAATAACAATGTATATACCTATTTTGGTTTAAGAAAAATATACAACTCTTCAAAACTTTCACTATTTTTCTACACACTACCTAGTAATCATATATCATATTTTAACACCAAGTTTGATTATAAAAGAGAAGGGAAAGATGAAATAGGAGCGGGGATAAGATGGGAGGGAAAAATAGAGAAATTAATTTTAAGAATTGATGAAAGGTTATTTATAAAATCAGAAAAAAAGGGTGGATATGAAAGCTATATAAAAGGCTTTTTAAGATTAAATAGACCCTTAAATTTTACTTTTGAAATAAAAGATAGAAAAACAAATGTTCACAGGTTACGACTTAAAAATGAATTAAGGTATGATACAAAAGATTTTGAACTTTCAAACAAAATCTATTTTGAATGGGATAACTATCTATTAACGTCTCCTGGTGTTTTAGGTGGAATAGAACTTAAAAAAGGGATATTCTTTTTCGGTGTCTATAGTTTTAGTATAAACAGTTATAACAAAAGAATATATGTTTATGAAGCTGAACCCCCAACATCCTTTTATTTAGAACCTCTCTATGGCAACGGTAGTAGATTATATTTCGGATTAAAATTTAAAGGAGAAATGCTATACATCTTAGCAAAATATAGTGAAAACATTTCAGAAAAAATACCTCCTGATAGGAGAATAATTTTTATAATAACGGTAAGAAACTATTAA
- a CDS encoding polyprenyl synthetase family protein, which yields MKNFLEEYNKRKLKIEESLLRYIDLKDVSSPLREAMRHLILAGGKRVRPIITYEAYKVCGGEKDEEIIPPACAIEIVHTFTLIHDDLPAIDNDDLRRGVPTVHRVYGEDIAILAGDALFIFGIEVFLDSKARPEKVLLALNSLVKALGPKGVIEGEVLDIKGEKMELNTQYLENIHLKKTALLFSSCFEIGAILGNADKETITKLKNTGIELGMAFQIKDDILDAIGEKEKIGKKVRKDINKMTYVKAYGVEKSLEIAKEHINRAKSILEEFNNKAEFLIKLCDFIIEREF from the coding sequence ATGAAAAATTTTCTTGAAGAGTATAACAAAAGGAAATTAAAAATTGAAGAAAGTCTTCTAAGATACATCGACTTAAAAGACGTAAGCTCACCATTAAGAGAAGCAATGCGACATTTAATATTAGCTGGAGGAAAAAGAGTAAGACCCATAATAACATATGAGGCCTATAAAGTTTGTGGCGGAGAAAAAGACGAAGAAATAATACCACCAGCCTGCGCAATCGAAATAGTCCATACATTCACCTTGATACATGACGATCTTCCTGCCATTGATAACGACGATTTAAGAAGAGGTGTACCAACAGTTCACAGAGTTTACGGTGAAGATATAGCGATCTTAGCTGGAGATGCTCTATTTATCTTTGGAATTGAAGTTTTTTTAGATTCAAAAGCAAGACCAGAAAAAGTTCTTTTGGCTCTAAATTCTTTAGTAAAAGCACTGGGTCCAAAAGGTGTTATAGAGGGTGAAGTTCTAGATATAAAAGGCGAAAAAATGGAATTAAACACCCAATATCTTGAAAATATTCATCTTAAAAAAACAGCTCTACTTTTTTCCTCTTGCTTTGAAATTGGTGCAATACTTGGCAATGCAGATAAAGAAACAATTACAAAATTAAAAAATACAGGTATTGAACTGGGAATGGCTTTCCAAATTAAGGACGATATCCTTGATGCAATTGGAGAAAAAGAAAAAATAGGCAAAAAAGTTAGAAAAGATATTAACAAAATGACTTATGTAAAAGCCTATGGTGTTGAAAAATCCCTAGAAATTGCAAAAGAGCATATTAATAGGGCAAAATCAATATTAGAAGAATTTAATAATAAAGCAGAATTTTTGATAAAGCTATGCGACTTTATTATAGAAAGGGAATTTTAA
- a CDS encoding GGDEF domain-containing protein, producing the protein MNLYLRIIFIFAFSFLLFVTRNHKLFTIILLLYSIAMLYVFFIDFFYKKELYKLFAYIINNKKLPNNIKRFRGMFQGVEELTIMLFDEISIQNYALKELAFRDPLTNLYNLLYFEEHLKDILSSFRNDKIPSFMIDIDNFKQINDKFGHLVGDNFLREFSTEMRSLLKNSKNITFRYGGDEFVILFDEPFEKAKKIMEDLRKSFEKKVFKIDKEKIRITLSIGGGLFTWDEMKDIKAVLKTLDQKLYKAKEKKNFLYI; encoded by the coding sequence ATGAATTTATATCTTCGAATTATCTTTATATTTGCTTTTTCTTTTCTACTTTTTGTAACAAGAAACCACAAGCTATTTACTATAATTTTGCTACTTTATTCTATAGCTATGCTTTACGTCTTTTTTATTGATTTTTTTTACAAAAAAGAACTTTACAAACTATTTGCCTACATTATAAACAACAAAAAACTGCCAAATAACATAAAAAGATTTAGAGGAATGTTTCAGGGAGTCGAGGAACTCACAATAATGCTTTTTGATGAAATTTCTATTCAGAATTATGCGTTAAAAGAATTAGCCTTTAGAGATCCCTTAACAAACCTTTATAATCTTTTGTATTTTGAAGAGCATCTAAAAGACATATTAAGTTCTTTTAGAAACGATAAAATACCTTCATTTATGATTGATATTGATAATTTTAAACAGATAAACGATAAATTTGGACATCTTGTGGGTGATAATTTTCTCAGAGAATTTTCAACTGAAATGAGATCTCTTTTAAAAAATTCAAAAAACATCACCTTTAGGTACGGTGGAGATGAATTTGTAATTTTATTTGACGAACCCTTTGAAAAGGCCAAAAAAATTATGGAGGATTTAAGAAAAAGCTTTGAAAAGAAAGTTTTTAAAATAGATAAAGAAAAAATAAGGATAACTTTGAGTATAGGTGGGGGACTTTTCACATGGGATGAAATGAAAGACATTAAAGCTGTGCTTAAAACCTTAGACCAAAAGCTCTATAAAGCTAAAGAGAAGAAAAACTTTCTATATATTTGA
- a CDS encoding ZIP family metal transporter, which yields MEFIEKILIFCAGGNKIILALIGGIIISLLNLLGALLVFFIPKPSDKLMDTLLGFAAGVMLAASFTSLIIPATNYNGIFPVILGIILGAIVLDLGDHIIPHIHKVIGEEGIKRKRIRGVWLLILAITIHNMPEGLAVGVGFGSGNIKDAIILMLAIGIQNIPEGFSVSVSAFEAGYGKKFYSVLVGLRSGLVEIPLAVLGALFASISEYILPYVMGFAAGAMLYVISDEIVPETHRKGHERLATFGTIIGLVLMLYMDIAFAS from the coding sequence ATGGAGTTTATTGAAAAAATTTTGATTTTTTGTGCTGGTGGAAATAAAATAATTTTAGCTCTGATAGGTGGAATAATAATTTCTCTTTTGAATCTGTTAGGCGCTTTGCTTGTTTTCTTTATTCCTAAACCCTCTGATAAGTTAATGGATACTTTGCTTGGTTTTGCTGCAGGTGTAATGTTAGCCGCAAGTTTTACAAGTCTAATAATTCCGGCAACAAATTATAATGGGATTTTTCCAGTTATTTTGGGAATTATTCTCGGTGCAATAGTGCTAGATCTGGGTGATCACATTATACCTCACATTCATAAAGTAATTGGAGAAGAGGGTATAAAAAGAAAAAGAATTAGGGGCGTTTGGCTTTTAATACTTGCAATAACTATTCACAATATGCCTGAAGGGCTTGCTGTTGGTGTTGGTTTCGGATCAGGTAACATAAAAGATGCTATTATACTTATGCTTGCAATAGGAATTCAAAATATACCGGAAGGCTTTTCAGTTTCAGTCTCTGCTTTTGAGGCAGGCTATGGAAAGAAATTTTATTCGGTGCTGGTTGGTCTAAGATCAGGCTTAGTTGAAATTCCCTTAGCGGTTTTAGGGGCTCTATTTGCTTCAATTAGTGAATATATTTTACCTTATGTGATGGGATTTGCCGCTGGTGCAATGCTCTATGTTATAAGTGATGAAATTGTTCCAGAAACCCACAGAAAAGGACATGAAAGGCTTGCAACTTTTGGAACTATTATCGGACTTGTTTTAATGCTTTATATGGACATTGCTTTTGCAAGTTAA
- a CDS encoding ABC transporter permease, with amino-acid sequence MKIWDLFQTAIYGVKTHKLRSVLTTLGVIIGVGTVISMVSIIEGINEFVYKQFGTIGFNVIYIQKYKWRIAPGSIEEDWLKKAKDYPDFNEEDLKDIKELYFVDKASISIDLWMMSKVEYKDKTLENIELSAATPEIFEILGYNLESGRKLNEDDEFYRRNVCVIGKYVASNLFKEKDPLDREIKIGDENFLVVGVLKEKGEIFGYSLDRKIFIPFSKGKEIKGIPIFDWEKIFIAPVIEVKIKDNIDIKRAIEELRKFLRKRRALFFTDEDNFYLNTQGVLLDVYRALTGGIFAAMIGISSLALIVGGIGIMNIMLVSVSERTREIGIRIAVGARRKDILYQFLLETILLTSIGSFLGLLFGIGVGKLIDFLTPLPSKVPLWSVLIAFLLSFVVGIFFGIYPATQAAKKNPIECLRYE; translated from the coding sequence ATGAAAATTTGGGATTTATTTCAAACAGCCATTTATGGAGTTAAAACACATAAGTTAAGATCTGTTCTTACAACTTTAGGCGTAATAATTGGGGTTGGGACAGTAATTTCGATGGTATCTATAATAGAGGGTATCAATGAATTTGTGTATAAACAGTTTGGGACAATTGGCTTTAATGTAATTTACATACAAAAGTATAAGTGGAGAATAGCACCGGGATCGATTGAGGAAGATTGGTTAAAAAAAGCTAAAGATTACCCTGATTTTAATGAGGAGGACTTAAAAGATATTAAAGAGCTTTATTTTGTTGATAAAGCCTCTATTTCGATTGATCTTTGGATGATGTCCAAGGTAGAGTACAAAGATAAAACACTTGAAAATATAGAATTAAGTGCTGCCACGCCTGAAATCTTTGAAATTTTAGGTTATAACCTAGAGAGTGGAAGGAAGTTAAACGAGGATGATGAATTTTATAGAAGGAATGTTTGTGTAATTGGTAAATATGTAGCGTCTAATTTATTCAAAGAAAAAGACCCTCTTGATAGGGAGATAAAAATTGGTGATGAAAATTTCTTAGTCGTAGGGGTTTTAAAAGAAAAGGGAGAAATTTTTGGATATTCTCTTGATAGGAAAATATTTATACCTTTTTCTAAGGGAAAGGAAATAAAGGGTATACCAATTTTTGATTGGGAAAAAATTTTTATAGCGCCGGTGATTGAAGTAAAAATAAAGGATAACATTGATATAAAAAGGGCAATTGAGGAGCTCAGAAAATTTTTGAGAAAAAGAAGGGCGCTTTTTTTTACAGATGAGGATAATTTTTACCTTAATACACAGGGGGTTCTTTTGGATGTCTATAGGGCACTGACAGGTGGTATATTTGCTGCTATGATAGGTATTTCTTCACTTGCCTTAATTGTGGGTGGGATTGGAATAATGAATATAATGCTTGTATCAGTATCTGAAAGAACAAGGGAAATAGGGATAAGAATAGCGGTTGGTGCAAGAAGAAAGGATATTTTGTATCAGTTTTTACTTGAAACTATTCTTTTAACTTCGATTGGTTCTTTTTTAGGTTTACTCTTTGGTATAGGAGTGGGAAAACTTATTGATTTTTTAACGCCTTTGCCATCAAAAGTTCCACTGTGGAGTGTCCTTATTGCTTTTTTATTATCTTTTGTAGTTGGAATTTTTTTCGGTATATATCCAGCAACTCAAGCAGCTAAAAAGAATCCCATTGAGTGCTTAAGATATGAATAA